From a region of the Phaseolus vulgaris cultivar G19833 chromosome 6, P. vulgaris v2.0, whole genome shotgun sequence genome:
- the LOC137832054 gene encoding CBBY-like protein yields MATSRTLASSVLHSHTLPRAPCRFRFRFRFHFRIPSTFCSLTFSPSNFPAKSSSRLTVFSATSTDHHHSTSQDLAVLLEVDGVLMDAHRVGNRMAFNKAFERLGLDCANWTEPVYSDLAKRSAGDEEKMVFLYFNRIGWPASLPTNEQGIFAKRVLQQKEKALEEFVMSKSLPLRPGLEQFIDDAYNEGIPVVILTTYSKSGDSIAGSIMEKLGKDRSIKVIIVGNKEVDQSLYGQLVSGKVIASDLDEELAKEAKRAVSAERQRLAKEVASMLKLSVEIDTNSSESLAKIVAAIRAGAEYAGLPVCNCVLVAGSQSGVSGATQVGMPCVVLRSSLTSRAEFPLANATVDGFGGADLTISKLRNLRPNNKQRTE; encoded by the exons ATGGCAACATCACGAACACTCGCATCTTCGGTTCTCCATTCCCACACACTCCCACGCGCTCCATGCCGCTTCCGCTTCCGCTTCCGTTTTCACTTTCGCATTCCCTCAACTTTCTGCAGCCTCACattttctccttccaattttccCGCTAAATCTTCTTCGCGCCTCACCGTCTTCTCCGCCACATCCACCGACCACCACCACAGTACATCTCAAGACCTCGCCGTCCTTCTCGAAGTCGACGG GGTTCTCATGGACGCGCACCGCGTAGGAAATCGTATGGCCTTCAACAAAG CGTTCGAGAGGCTTGGGCTCGATTGCGCCAACTGGACTGAACCTGTCTATTCGGATCTTGCGAA GAGAAGTGCCGGAGATGAAGAAAAGATGGTATTTCTGTATTTTAATCGC ATTGGATGGCCTGCTTCGTTGCCCACAAATGAGCAGGGAATATTTGCGAAAAGAGTTTTGCAGCAAAAG GAAAAGGCGTTAGAAGAGTTTGTCATGTCAAAAAGTCTCCCTTTACGACCTGGTCTTGAACA ATTTATTGATGATGCATATAATGAAGGAATTCCAGTTGTAATACTAACGACATACAGTAAAAGTGGTGACAGTATTGCTGG GTCCATAATGGAAAAGCTTGGTAAAGATAGAAGCATAAAGGTCATTATTGTAGGGAATAAGGAGGTTGATCAAAGTTTATATGGACAACTAGTCTCGGGAAAGGTAATTGCTTCTGATTTGGATGAAGAGCTTGCCAAGGAAGCCAAGAGAGCTG TTTCTGCTGAAAGACAAAGACTAGCTAAGGAGGTAGCATCCATGCTAAAATTGAGCGTTGAGATTGATACCAACTCATCTGAAAG TCTAGCTAAGATTGTGGCTGCAATACGTGCGGGAGCAGAATATGCAGGGTTACCCGTCTGCAATTGTGTCCTTGTTGCTGGAAGCCAATCTGGTGTATCTGGAGCTACACAGGTGGGCATGCCATGTGTTGTTTTACGAAGCAG TTTGACTTCTAGAGCTGAGTTTCCATTGGCAAACGCTACTGTGGATGGATTTGGAGGTGCAGATctaacaatttcaaaattacgTAATCTACGCCCGAATAACAAGCAAAGGACTGAATA A